One window of Oncorhynchus masou masou isolate Uvic2021 chromosome 28, UVic_Omas_1.1, whole genome shotgun sequence genomic DNA carries:
- the gzma gene encoding granzyme K, with amino-acid sequence MERFSRIIRFGGPLLQTTLLIVSVWKLAACSEVTIVGGHEVKPHSRPWMVSLQVKNNHICGGTLIRDQWVLTAAHCKGVFGESKKFVEALLGAHSLTSSKNTQRVAIEEYYVPGTYSDRTKEDDIMLIKLKMKVKVNSKAVKVKEVSKSGKDLQVGTQCQVIGWGVVSATGSMPSDTLQVAEVDILDRKLCDCFYNRNPVITQDMLCASNNKRQADACKGDSGGPLECKKAFVGLVSGGLGCGNPKKPGVYTRFSKRHMDWIHKIIKHQSNTTNVGIL; translated from the exons ATGGAGAGATTCAGCAGAATCATACGTTTTGGGGGACCACTGCTGCAAACCACCCTCTTGATTGTCTCTGTTTGGAAATTAGCAG CTTGCTCTGAGGTTACAATCGTGGGGGGACATGAGGTCAAGCCTCACTCCAGGCCGTGGATGGTGTCCCTTCAGGTCAAGAACAATCACATATGTGGGGGCACTCTGATCCGAGACCAGTGGGTTCTGACGGCAGCTCACTGTAAGGG TGTCTTCGGTGAGTCTAAGAAATTTGTGGAAGCCCTCCTTGGAGCCCACTCTCTGACAAGCAGCAAAAACACACAGCGTGTAGCCATTGAGGAGTATtatgtgcctggcacctacagTGACAGAACCAAGGAAGATGACATCATGTTAATCAAG CTGAAGATGAAAGTCAAGGTAAACAGCAAGGCAGTGAAGGTGAAAGAGGTTTCAAAGTCTGGCAAAGACCTCCAGGTTGGCACACAGTGCCAGGTGATAGGATGGGGGGTGGTAAGTGCTACGGGTAGCATGCCGTCAGACACACTGCAGGTGGCAGAGGTGGACATACTGGACAGGAAGCTCTGTGACTGCTTCTACAACAGAAACCCTGTGATCACCCAGGACATGCTCTGTGCTAGCAACAACAAAAGACAGGCAGATGCTTGCAAG GGGGATTCTGGTGGTCCGTTGGAGTGTAAGAAAGCCTTTGTAGGCTTAGTTTCTGGGGGACTGGGCTGTGGCAACCCCAAGAAGCCTGGAGTGTACACCCGGTTCTCCAAAAGACACATGGATTGGATCCACAAGATCATCAAACATCAATCAAATACCACCAATGTTGGCATACTGTAA
- the LOC135518604 gene encoding relaxin-3 receptor 1-like, with amino-acid sequence MDFLNGSSAGLRSEMQGKLADEGSGFYPVSSLNFSFMLNETNQSFDFVGDGSAVLRIIISVIYSVVCALGLIGNILVLYLMKSKQVWKKSSINLFVTSLAVTDFQFVLTLPFWAIENALDFTWLFGKAMCKIVSYVTAMNMYASVFFLTAMSVARYWSVASALNSRRRRPRCCSAGFMSIVIWVAAIFAALPHAVFSTTATVSNEELCLVKFPDTVDAQFWLGLYHSQKVLIGFLIPLGIISVCYLLLLRFITSKNVNTSTAKRRSKVTKSVTIVVLSFFLCWLPNQALTAWGILIKHNVVHFSWAYYTTQAYVFPVSVCLAHSNSCLNPILYCLMRREFRKALKKLFWQITSPSVTNMRPFTAVTKPEQDEHGHGMVPLALCPAEPALVFYPPGVVIYNGKNDMLPNST; translated from the coding sequence ATGGATTTTCTTAACGGCAGCAGTGCTGGGCTGAGGTCGGAGATGCAGGGGAAACTTGCCGATGAAGGTTCCGGATTCTATCCTGTTTCTTCGTTGAACTTCTCTTTCATGCTTAATGAAACGAATCAGTCCTTTGATTTCGTGGGGGATGGATCCGCCGTCCTGAGAATAATCATCTCTGTGATTTACTCTGTGGTCTGTGCTTTGGGGTTGATAGGAAACATCCTTGTCTTATATCTAATGAAGTCTAAACAAGTATGGAAAAAATCGTCAATTAACCTTTTCGTGACGAGTTTAGCAGTGACTGATTTCCAGTTTGTATTAACTCTTCCCTTTTGGGCAATAGAGAACGCTTTGGACTTCACTTGGCTTTTTGGAAAAGCCATGTGCAAGATAGTGTCTTACGTGACGGCGATGAATATGTACGCAAGTGTGTTTTTCCTGACTGCTATGAGTGTGGCACGATACTGGTCCGTTGCTTCTGCGCTCAATAGCAGGCGGCGCCGTCCTCGCTGCTGCTCAGCAGGCTTTATGAGCATTGTCATATGGGTTGCTGCTATATTCGCAGCCTTGCCCCATGCGGTGTTTTCCACAACCGCGACTGTCTCCAACGAGGAACTGTGTCTTGTTAAATTTCCAGACACTGTCGACGCACAATTCTGGCTTGGACTTTACCATAGCCAAAAAGTACTGATCGGGTTTCTAATCCCACTGGGGATCATCTCCGTCTGCTACCTGCTCCTTCTGCGCTTCATCACATCCAAGAACGTGAACACCTCCACCGCAAAAAGACGCTCCAAAGTGACTAAATCAGTGACTATAGTGGTTCTGTCATTTTTCCTCTGTTGGTTGCCCAACCAGGCACTAACGGCTTGGGGGATTCTTATAAAACACAACGTTGTGCATTTTAGTTGGGCATATTACACCACGCAGGCATATGTATtcccagtgtctgtctgtttggcgCACTCTAACAGCTGTCTAAACCCCATATTGTATTGTCTAATGAGAAGAGAGTTCAGAAAGGCTTTGAAAAAACTTTTTTGGCAAATAACGTCTCCATCGGTGACCAACATGAGACCGTTTACGGCAGTGACCAAGCCGGAACAGGACGAGCACGGCCATGGGATGGTTCCGTTAGCTCTCTGTCCGGCAGAGCCAGCCTTGGTTTTCTATCCACCTGGTGTTGTTATTTACAATGGGAAAAACGATATGCTCCCGAACAGTACGTAG